The sequence aaattaatactattatcattattattattacaatttataatctcttataattcataatctactataaatttatattattatcttttacatTAGTATATCTACATAAAACTTATCTCACTATAtcttactatattatttattgactCATACATAGATCTAAAAcactatacaatatttaagcTAACTATACTCACAACTACCACacattccaataaaaaaatcttttctagtaaataatttatccagcctctataaattataaatccaATCAAGAACTAGTCAGCAAAGAGTTTCAATTTATCGACATATATTTCCTTCGAATCAAGATGATGGAAATCATCCCCCATAGACGGTGGCACGCCGTAGCCGCGTGCCACGCGAAGAGTAGGAAAGGGTGTTGAGAGGGCTGGGGTTAAAATAACGAACCGTGAACTATCTCATGACACTTGGAACCACCAGAAAACATTAATCAGGTGGCAGTCGATTTGAATGCGGTCTGTGGCTGGTTTACCGGTATAGGACTATAATCAGCGACACGTGACCACTGTTCTCTTCATCCGCTATGGACACATTACGCAACCTTGATCACTCAGTTGTCCACCCTTTGACGCATCTATTGCAATTTGTCCGAACAATTTGAGCAATTGTAATATTCGAGCATAAAAGCAACCCCTTTTTAGCTCCAAGTTGATAGCAATGTTTCCttttgtgttatttttttatggtGTTCTCGCGACGTGATAGAGACGATGTTTATTTTCTAATGGTCGAATTGTAGATTCAATGGGGTAAAATATGAGGAgcgttgttttatattattattatttgtagtGAAGGGTAGAAAGGGTACAAATTTCTTGTGCAATTTCTTTTTGAGTTATTCGCTTTTGTTTGCAGGGTGGAAGACATTGCTATATTCCCCTTTATGggaataatagtataataatgataatgtaataataatataataatactaatatatataacaataataataataatagtaatatatataacagtaataataaaattttagaagtAAAATCTCCATAAATAACTTCAATAAAATACGTCTTCATAAAAATGCACacaggaaattaataattaaaaataatagacaaCAAATGATCTCGTCACATTGTGTATATGATACATACGCGTTGCAACGATTATTTCccagtaaattaattttagttaaaatgTACTggtacattaataaattataaaaagaacaagattaaatatatatatactgtgTGCAtatgatatatacatatttcaccgattatttttcaataaataactatCGTTAATACTTACtggtatattaataaattatagaaggAACGAGATTAAATATAGGTACAGTGTGCACAGGATTTTCCAgctttttatcataaattcttgctcgaatatttcttcttttattcttcactttattttatatttcaatgataGAAAGCATccgtataatattaataattataaatataaaaggtCTAGCATCGATTATTTAACCATGTTGATATGTGTTGGTAAAATGTTAAGGTTCCTCTGCAGCGCTAAAATGTTAGTGAACGGAATAGTAGGCAAGGGAACACACAGTATGGATTTCCTTGGAGGATCAGGTGTTGAAGGAGGAACATCTGCGCTGATGTTCTCGCGACATAATAATCTCGTATCCCCTCCAATGCCTCTatataatcgaaattataaattcgaatattcgGAAAagctttttatattgtaatattcatGCTTTAAAACGGTTAGAATTTGTTACTcttaaaataagtaaatacatTAAGCCACaaaatagcaataatttttccacCCCCTtgcttttttacaatatttttaaaccatAAAGATTAACCCTTCAAacttgaaagaattttaactataaatctaaaataattcccTTGCCTCCTactatatcaattttatataacaaggTATATTTTACGCTTCTGTAATTaaatcttataatttaaactattataacataaccttaaaaatcccttaaatgcaaactttgttactataaaaattattttagaacgtggtaaaacaattttacataagaaagtgcattttatgtttatatatttaattcttgcgATTCAAACTAcgatgacataaccttaaaaatttcttaaaagcaaccatattttttaattatcataaaaattattttgggacgtggtagaacaattttacataacaaagTAGATATTGTgcttatatataattaattcttgtgaaACAAACTACCATGccataaccttaacatttttttaaatgcaaactctgttactgtaaaaattatcttagaaCGTGGtaaagcaattttaataattcctcagagtcaccaatcgactagaaagggttaactctaaattcttaaataacaaatggaagaaaaaccaaagaaaaatcgtggcaAAATAATCAAACACCGTCGAAATAAGCGAATCCAACAGGAAGGCGTGCAACCATAAAATTCTCGCGCAAAGGTCGCAGCCAGAGACCATCAGAGTCGAGAGGTCCAGGAACCCGAAGAGCTGTCGCATGATCGATAAAATGGTCCACCCACTCGCGTGCGTTCGCGTTTTAGGTGCCACCGTTTTCGGGGCCGACAGAATGGCGGGCGGTTTAGGGCGGTCTCGCAACCCCTAACCAACTCTGCCATTGGATGACTAGGGGATGTTGCGAGAGGCAGACGGGAGAACGAGACGGAAAGGATGAAAAGCGATGGAACCTATGGGAAGGCGTGGTCCGTCGACTGGTGGGGAGATCTTGCAGCAAGGGGTTGTAACCTATCTGCAGGGAACTCGGAGATCTTATCAGAAGTGCCGTTGATCTCGCGGAGTTGTCGTCCTTGATCGGTTCGGCAATAGGGTTGGTACAGTGAGACAAAAGCGTTGATTAGAGTAGACGCGGAGGATAAAGATGCTTCGAAAAACGCGTTGAAATTAGCGTAGTTAGAGTTAATCGTCGCGCGAAGACTGTGCTTTTTAGTGATCCGAGATGACAGCCGAAGCATTGACTAGGATGATGGAGCTGGTTATGGAAGAGACTTAAATGGTTCCTTGAGGTCATCGATGGTTCCTTTTGGGTCGATTGGCAAAATCGAGCGACGATTTCACGgtcagtaataattttaatattaatttgatttattggGGCGAGTTTAGAAATTACGAAAAGTGGACGGCGATTTAGGCAATACTGTGATCTCGATGATACTTGAATATAGTGACGCTACtgatagtttattattttactgtgCGACTTCTTAGTATCGTTGGAATAATCGATGCCATAAAAGCAGGGTTGGGGTGAAATAGACTTTTGAAACAGCTTGTACCTTCTCGTGGAACACAGAATTtggcaaattaattttctgtggagtagtatgtatattttaatagtcaCAGCactttcgaatatattttactataatttactatatcaaatatatttactatgtaATATTCGTACATTATTACTAGActacggatctttatgcaaacaaaagctaaataaataaaattgaacacaGTGCAAGAATATTCTTAAACTCCAATACTCTCACTAttctaaatattgttatattctgCAATAATtgcttgaaattttcaatacagtaattactaattttactatttaataatgtctttatctactattttttttactatatttatagtcCATTTACTGCtcgaaaaatctatttttccgCAGCCTTGTAAAAGAGTGCTAATCCTGATGAGATTTAATTCTCTgcgttaaaatattccaacaaatatttttattttcgacagATTTAAATCtgtcgaaaataaataaatcggtcgaaaataattaaatctgtcgataagaaataaatctgacaaaaatcaataaatctatcaaaaataattatttcttattgcgacagatttaattattttccacagatttatttctttttctcaaatataattatttgtgacggatatatttatttatcttcgacAGACAATTGCGAATCGTCTCTTCTTCGAAACACACCCCCATGACTATTCTCTCCGCGCAAACCTTACGAAATCGTGCGCCGATCAGCAAACAAGTTTTCAAATAATCTAGCACCTCctctaaattattcaaataaaccGCGAGACCGTATCCATACGAATCGTCGAATTTGTCATAAAAATCAGGTCGCACGAGACAAGGGGATATTCCCTATTAATAATTGAGACAAAACTCTCCGCATCCACTGCGGAGAGCGGCGACGCTTTTTTTGAATAATGCAGAACGCTGCCTTTCGTCAGTTTGCCATCGAATTGCCTGGAATTTAAGAGCCCGTTGGGAATCGGGGGGGcctatttcttctttaatacGGTTCCGTTCGTCTCCCGATTCTTTGGTCACttcgatcatttatttatcggcgTGCTCCGTTTGCGATCGCCTTTAAAACACAGCGCTGGATTTTGGCAACGCGAGCACTGTGAAGTCTTCTCAAAAGAACAGCTAGAaactgatatttatttcagcatattttataaattatttatcgattgattcatatatatttatcgatgaTAGTTAATAAACTTTGCATAaggttgaggttatgttaacaTTTGAGTAaggttaatattttagtacaattttgtattttaagaGATGTACGTCTTTTTAGGTTAAAATTACATGTTATAGTGTAGCATATAGTGTAGTAAATAGCATAGCATATAACCTAGCATATAGCATAGCGTATAGCATAGCACATAACGTAGCAAAGCATATAGCGTAGCATATTATAGCCTACCACAATATAGCGTAGCAGAATATTGCAAAGCATAATATAGCGTAACATAATATAGTGTACCATAATATAGCGTAACATAATGTAGTGTACCATAATATAGCGTAGCATAATATAGCGTAGCTTATAGCATAGCAAATACCATAGCAAATAGCATAGCAAATAGCCCAGCACATAGCATAGCCTATAGCACAACTTATAGCATTGAACATACCATGGCAAAATATTGTCCAATcagttcaataaataaaaagagtacAAAAATCTACCaaacacaaaaataaaataaaattatagaaattaataatcgaagaTAGAATTTTTCCCCGATTTGATCTGGAGTTTAACAGAAAACAGCGCAAACGAATGCACCCTCGGGAGGCAACCCTTTCACGCGTACGTCGAAACATTGTGTAGCAAATATTTGATCAGGCTATTATTTTTCGCGGCGGGAAACTCTTCTGCCGAATTCGGATGCCGGATTCCCGCGGGAATATCTGACGATTTCAGCCGGAAAGGCGCACGACTGATATTTTCACGGTCGGTGCGCGTGACAAGGGGCGATAAtgcgaattaaataattccattacGTCGCGCTAGTGTACGAATGCGTCGGAGATATTcctttgcaaataaataaccgatcaaatgcaatttttgtcagtatatatataaaatataaaatggagtataatataatataaaataaaggacGTCTTTCTACTTTAAAAATTGGCATCACGAGCTCAAggttaataacatattttatttatttataattattattaatttcttaggtGCGATGTGTGCCATTATGGCGGCTTTTGTGGATGATCCGCGCTTTATTCGATcgtatcattaattattaatgtatacgATTGAAGTGAAAGTGTACAGTAtactaataaaagaatatatatgttatatatagctataccaaaatatatatatatattaagagaaatggtaatttagctATGCAAGATTTCATTCGTCCAAAATCCGTGCCGAAGGGGTTAAATGTCAAACACCACAGCAAGTATCAAAGCTCGCCACCGACAAgctttgcaaataaattattatttatacaaattaatataatataaaagccaagaaatcgataaacggaaataaatattaacaatagcTAACAATTAATAGCCCTAGAACCAAGTAACATTCacatagtaataaattattttaatataacattaaaatcgTCATTATGGGGGTTGTTATatcgcgaaagggttaacgacgCCTCTATTGagtgtaataaaaaatgacgTCCATATAATGATTCGTCTGTTTAGATGTTACGCACTTGACCTACGGTGCAATTTTTGTTCTGCGTGAATCGCCGAGTCAAgggttataataataataataataataatcgggGGAGGAATTAAACTACGAGAGAAGGAATTATCGAGAGACGTCATTAGTTTCCCAGTGATTTGAAGAAGGAATATACCAATGAAGAATTCCATGACGAGCAGCGGACACGGGGTTGTCCTGAACGGAACGGGCGCGCAAGGTGTTGGCACCCTctcgagagaggagagacgtCGACGACGGAGGGCGACGCAGAAATATCGAACAGCTCACGCCACGCGGTAAGTAAAACGCtagtaaatactataaaaactGTGAATCGCCTAATCGAtgctaaacaaaattttctttaattattaagtataataatactagTTGCTTGAATTAATTCTGTTTGATTTTTGGTAGAGAAAGTTACTACAAAAGAATAGcatcgtatattttatttcaaacattgtATTTTGAAGACTGCGACCCTTTTTCACGCTTAGGGTAATAAGGTTAGGGTTGTGAACATTGAAAAGCACCTTGgaaatgagaatttttagttaaatatcaaccctttgaattcgaagctattttaattataaattgagaattaattCGCCTGGtctatgtaatatttatagtcaaatattaaccccttgcactcgaagctattttaaccctaAATAGAACATTATTTCatctcaatattattattttatatgagtaattatatttagccTATATAAAATTGAGCTTTGTCACTTTACTATgactatatttttaacagtatttaaGTATAAACAAGCttgattatttcaaaattatagtGCTACCATCAATCgatttcaaagggttaaaattgatataataagaTCGTCGCTTTAGATAGGATTATTTCTGGAGCAACTTTAATATTAGATTACTAGCTTAGATttgagtttattaaatttgtcatttaaattaattgactaATTttcgacataaccttgattaattggaatattactcgacaaaataattttgttgtataatattatgctCTACAGCTTTATGGAACTGGTTATCAGAGCAATGTTGGTGTATtcatgatattaaaaataatatataatatttgaaaacagtatacaatattaaaagtagTATATGTTACTAAaggtaatatataatattgaaagtagtaaataatattaaaagtaatatatgatattaaaaaaaataatataatatcaaaggaataatataatattaaaagtaattaactGGCACCTCCCTcgtttataacataaaaactCGCTACTTACAGTGAAAGGGTGAGGGTAGAGGCCTTCAATCTAGCCTTCGCGGAGCTACGGAAGCTGTTGCCGACACTGCCACCGGACAAGAAGCTCTCCAAAATCGAGATCCTCCGGTTAGCCATTTGCTACATCGCCTATTTGAATCACGTTCTTGACGCTTGACTCGAGTCgagagaaattatatttttacagagcCTGTACACAAGCGTCGACGCGATTATACCTTCAGCCCTTGTATACTAATCACGGGATTGTTGCATTATGTGTCTCATGAACGTAATTGGGTCGAATATGACGTCCAATTAAGGGACTGAACTAAGCTCTAACTCCgttgtaatataaaactaatttatacataataatttatatgatattatatatgataattaaatgttaatatatatatacatataaattgtatattaattatatatacatataactatatataataatattaaattaatttatatataactatatatagtaatatataaaaatattaaattaatttatatatttctgtaacGAACAATGTGCAAAGCAACAAAGTGCACGAAACTCACTCGATAATCGCCTGTCTAATAAAatgatcgttttattttatatatcgtaTAGTTTTACATATCATTCGACTTTTAGTTATTTAACTGGTTAtgctaatatttaacatagtTCTTTGTTATTCTGTTGCTTAATTACTGCCATTTATATGGTACTCTAGTTCTCCTGTGACTGTCTATTATAATCGCGTAAACGAATAATTGTACTGTACACGTGTTGATGTacttattttgcaacgtattGTTAATTGAACGAACCGCGGTAGAATGTTGCACAATTTATGGCTGCTCGAAATCACTATTTCTTGTACTTAATGAATAAAGCATATGTGATCCTTGGGTAAACAAGTGAAAT comes from Augochlora pura isolate Apur16 chromosome 1, APUR_v2.2.1, whole genome shotgun sequence and encodes:
- the LOC144468474 gene encoding helix-loop-helix protein 1, producing MKNSMTSSGHGVVLNGTGAQGVGTLSREERRRRRRATQKYRTAHATRERVRVEAFNLAFAELRKLLPTLPPDKKLSKIEILRLAICYIAYLNHVLDA